The window ACTTTGCGCTGAGCAGTTTGCAGCGCGCTAAAGCGCAGAAACCAGCGGTCTATCCAGTGAATTGCCGACTGGCTTCAATGCCGGCCAAATTCCTTAGCCGCCGATCGGCCCGGCTTCCGAACTGCCGATCCGGCAGCGTTCGAGGATCGTCGCGGCCGGCAAGACATAGCTCACATAGAACGGCCCGAACTCGGCATAGCGGGCGCTAGCCTCGTCGAACCGCATTCGATAGACGATTTCCTTGAGAAACTCGGGCCGGCGCGACCAGAGCGTCACGCCCCATTCCCAATCGTCGAACCCCAGTCCCACTGTGATCAACTGCGTCACGCGGCCGCCGAAGGTCATTCCCGTCCGCCCGTGCTCGGCCATCAGCCGGTTCCGCTCGGCGATCGGCAGCAGAAACCAATTCTCGCCGACTTTTCGTTTCTTGTTCATCGGATAGAAGCAGGTGCAAGGCCAAGGGGGCAGTTCGGGCGTGAGCCGCTGCACGCGCATCATCGCCTCGCGGTTCTCGTAGGCCTTGAGTTTGGCGCGATAAGTCGGGCTGTCGAGTGATTCCCCTTCGTCCACGAGCCGCTGGCCGTATTGCTCGACGGTCGGCACGTATTCCGACACTTCGGTGATCGAGACGAACGAGTAGGTCGGCTCGAGCGCCGGCCCGATCGGCCCCGACATTAGCCGCTGGTGAACCGCGTCGATTTTGAGCGGGTTGCCATCGAGCAGCATCAGCCCGAAATCGGCCTTGTGCCCGCTCACGAGCGAAGTTTGCAGCCGGGCCGGTGATTCGGGCCCCCCCGGATCGAGCGCGGCGGTAAACTGCTCGCGCCCCGCTTGCATCTCTGCCGCGCTCAATCGATTCAGCGCCGCTCGATCAAAGCGATAGTACAAATGGCTGCAATGCCATC is drawn from Pirellulales bacterium and contains these coding sequences:
- the hemQ gene encoding hydrogen peroxide-dependent heme synthase; its protein translation is MSHGQNAPSDISIEPSEGWHCSHLYYRFDRAALNRLSAAEMQAGREQFTAALDPGGPESPARLQTSLVSGHKADFGLMLLDGNPLKIDAVHQRLMSGPIGPALEPTYSFVSITEVSEYVPTVEQYGQRLVDEGESLDSPTYRAKLKAYENREAMMRVQRLTPELPPWPCTCFYPMNKKRKVGENWFLLPIAERNRLMAEHGRTGMTFGGRVTQLITVGLGFDDWEWGVTLWSRRPEFLKEIVYRMRFDEASARYAEFGPFYVSYVLPAATILERCRIGSSEAGPIGG